A single Candidatus Deferrimicrobium sp. DNA region contains:
- a CDS encoding dienelactone hydrolase family protein: MKTLAAVLAMAFVFAGVSPARAGVKTEVVEYRHGGVVLEGYLAFDDSIRGKRPGVVVVHEWYGHTPYVRMRAEQLARLGYVAFALDMYGKGVRAKDAKEAAALAGIYMGDRKLMRARAAAGLDVLRNRPEVDPARLAAIGYCFGGTTVLEMARSGADLVSVVSFHGLLNTPNPGDARNIKGKVLVLHGGDDPSVPMKQVEAFQEEMRKGGVDWQFISYGGAVHRFTNPEAGSDNSKGAAYNERADRRSWEAMKAFFAETLK; encoded by the coding sequence ATGAAAACGCTTGCGGCGGTTCTCGCGATGGCCTTCGTGTTCGCCGGGGTTTCCCCGGCACGAGCGGGGGTGAAAACCGAAGTGGTGGAATATCGTCACGGAGGCGTCGTCCTGGAAGGATATCTGGCGTTCGACGACTCGATCCGGGGGAAACGGCCCGGGGTCGTCGTGGTCCACGAATGGTATGGTCACACCCCCTATGTCCGAATGCGGGCTGAGCAACTGGCGCGACTGGGGTACGTGGCGTTCGCGTTGGACATGTACGGCAAAGGCGTGCGGGCAAAGGACGCGAAGGAGGCGGCAGCCCTCGCGGGAATCTACATGGGGGACCGGAAGCTGATGCGGGCCCGCGCCGCCGCGGGGCTTGATGTTCTCCGGAACCGTCCGGAGGTCGACCCGGCGCGTCTTGCCGCGATCGGATACTGTTTCGGCGGAACCACCGTGCTCGAGATGGCCCGGAGCGGAGCGGACCTGGTGTCGGTGGTCAGCTTCCACGGACTGCTGAACACCCCGAACCCGGGGGATGCCCGGAATATCAAGGGGAAGGTGCTGGTCCTCCATGGCGGTGACGACCCGTCCGTCCCGATGAAACAGGTCGAGGCGTTCCAGGAGGAGATGCGCAAGGGGGGGGTGGACTGGCAGTTCATCTCCTACGGCGGGGCTGTCCACAGATTCACCAACCCAGAGGCGGGAAGCGACAACTCGAAGGGCGCGGCGTACAACGAAAGGGCGGACCGCCGATCATGGGAGGCGATGAAGGCCTTCTTCGCGGAAACCCTTAAATGA